Genomic segment of Dehalogenimonas alkenigignens:
ACTCAAGGGCTGGTCGTCTTTCAAGCTGGCACTGCTCCAATTCTATACTTTGAGCGAGGAGATTTTTCGCCGAAGCTGCCTGATTTGCTTTATCTTTGGCTTTATCAGCCAGTTCATCATAGGCGTCCAAACCGAGGATGCTGACCAATACTTCTTTACGTTGTGAGGCGGTCAGCCCGGTGAAGTGGTCCGCCTCTCCTTGTTTTAGATAGGCGGAACTTACAAAAGTATCGTAGTCGAGGTGGATTATTTTCTTTATCTTGTCTTCGGTTTCACCGATGGTATTCCCGGAGATTGATTTAAGACCTTCTTGGGAGACAAGGTAAAGCGCCAGGCTGCTCTGACCGACGCCTCCGGTCTTCCTGGGCTTAACTCGGCGGCGGATAACCCGATGAACCTGGCCGTCTCCGGCGCGGAAATCGAAGATAATTTCGGTTTCCGATTCGCCCTGAGTGATCAGATCGTCGTCAGTAGTTGAACGGCTGCGCAAGCGGGACTTCCCCCAGAGTGCCCACGTCATGGCATCGATGATGGAAGTTTTACCGGCACCGTTGTCTCCGGTGATGCAAGCGAGATGTATGCCCTCAAAAGAAAAAGGCGGCAGGCTGCCGCGGTAAGGCAGGAAATTTTTCATCTGGAGGCGGACTGGTATCATTTGCGACAGACCCTGGGCAGGAGTTTTATTGTAACCCTGTCGAGAATTAAAAACTTCAAGCAAAAACGATTGAAACGATACGTTTTGGCGATTTGTTTGGACTGTCCGAAAAGCGTTTTTTGATAAAAATTGAACGGATCCAATTCCAAACCCAGATTGCGGCCCGTTTTCAGATAAGAGTCCGGACTGTTGTAGACGAAATTCGCTGCCGGGCGATATTCAACATAATTAGTTGAGTCGCTAAATAGAGCACCGGAAAAGGACGCGCGTAGGGAATTCACGGGAGTCATTATAGCACCGGTGTTCTTTTATCTGTCAAGCTTCTTTTGTCGTTTTTCGCCAGCGGCTCGAAAATATTTTCCAAAAAGATTATTCAAGGTAATCTTTTAGTTTGCGGCTTCGGCTGGGGTGGCGCAATTTACGCAAAGCTTTGGCTTCAATCTGGCGGATGCGCTCCCGGGTGACGTTGAACTCTTTGCCTACCTCCTCAAGTGTCCGGCTGCGGCCGTCTTCCAGACCGAAACGCAGTTGGAGAACACGCCTTTCACGGGGCGTCAAACTACCCAGAACACTGTCGATCTGCTCTTTAAGAAGCTGGCGGGAGGCGGCATCAGGCGGAGGCAGAGCATTCTGATCTTCGATAAAATCGCCGAGATGGGAATCCTCTTCCTCACCGATGGGTGATTCCAGGGACACCGGCAGTTGAGAGACTTTGGCGATTTCCCGGACTTTATCGGCCGGAAGTTCCATTTCCACAGCGATTTCGTCAGGAGTCGGTTCGCGCCCGAGTTTTTGCGACAGTGAACGTGAAACCGAAAGCAATTTATTGATCGTTTCAACCATGTGCACCGGAATGCGGATGGTGCGAGCCTGGTCGGCGATCGCTCGGGTAATGGCCTGGCGAATCCACCAGGTGGCGTAAGTAGAGAATTTGAAGCCGCGGTGGAAATCGAATTTTTCGACCGCGCGGATCAGCCCGATATTTCCCTCCTGAATAAGATCAAGCAGCGGCATGCCGCGGCCGATATGTTTTTTGGCGACCGATACCACGAGACGAAGATTTGCCTGGATCAGGTGACGTTCAGCCTTTTTGGCTTCAATCTCTATGGTATCAAGGTAGTTTTTTATCTGGTGTTCATAGTGTTCCAGACGAGAGAGGAAAACCGGGTCTTTCACCAGGGAGTCGATATCGGAGAGCTGTGTATCAGCCGGTATGCCGTCCAGCACCTTCTTAGGCAATAGTTCGGAGTTGAGGGACAGGTCTATCAACGCCTGTTCGATTTGGGACACGGGAGCACCCTGGGCTTCAGCGATGCTTTTGGTCAGTTCCTGATCAATTTCCTGATCGATGCTGGCGCGTAGCTTGGGTTCAAAGACAGCCTCTTTGAAATTGGTGGAAACCGAAAGCCCGAGCTGCTGCTGCAACAAAGCCACGGTCTCCGCTGCCTTAACAAGTTCCTGCAACATGCACACCATTGTCTCAACCGCAGTAGGATTGTGACCGTCTCGAAGACGGCAGGCATCGCGAATCTCCCGGATACGCTTCCCCTCCTCCATCTTTTTAGCCAGCATTTTTTCGGTTTCAGCATTCAGCAATGGGACCCGGCCTATCTCATGAAGATACATGCGTACCGGATCGTCAACGATGCCGTGTTCCAGTTGCTCAAGCGGCATTTCAAGATCCGGCAGCATATGCTCCGCCCCTTCGGGAAGTGCCTCTGAATCAGCTTCGGTCTCGGCAGTCAGTTCTTCTCCGGTTAATTCAGCTGCCATTTCTTCAGAGGTAAGGTCAGGGGGGGAAAGCGGTTCTAACTCAGCTTCTTTGTCTTCTTCCTGACTCTGGATGTCCGAAGAGGAAGGCTCCTGTTCGTCATCATTCACGGGCAGTTTAATAATTTCTTTTTCCATTCTCTACCTCTTCGGGGCACGGCGCCGTATGGCGTCCTGAGCGTCGAGTTCCGCCAGTTTGCCTGCGATAGCGGAGATGTGCTCGGTCAGCTCGGGCGAGCCATCGGCGCTGCCCTCAGAATTGTTTCCTTTCATAGCTTCCTGGATTTTTATTAAAAGAGTCTTCAGATATTCTTTTTCAAGCCGGCGGCAGCATTCCTGAAATTTCAAAGCAACATTTTTGTCGTCCAAATGAATACCAGCGATAAGGTCGAAACGGGACCTGGTGAATGAATCAAGTTTATCCCTGATGGACTCAGCACCGGGATATTTGAGAAGCAATTGAATGATTTCCTTGTTCTCCAGACTTTGGAATATTTCAGGATCCGGTATTCTCTGATTCTCTACAATTGACGGATGTTTAAGAATAATGGCAAGTAAATAATCCTCACAGGCATTGCCGTGAAGTCCTGAGGGCGAATCATGGGGCGGCAGGGTAGAGGATTTACCGACCGAGCGCAACAAGGCTTGTCGGGACAACGAATACTGAAGTTCCGACGGGGAAGTCCCAACTTTGCCAGCTAAGATAGCCAGGTAGTGGCCTCTTCGCACCGGGTCTTTGATTTCAGCCACCACCGGCAGGAGACGCTCGGTCAATCCGGCTTTACCGCGGGCGGTTCTAAGATCGAACTTCGAAGCCGCCATATCGAATACAAAATCGACAATAGGGAGGGCATTGCCCAGCGATGTCTCCCAGGCGGAGGGGTTAGCTCTAATGGTATCGTCAGGATCTTTTCCGGGAGGAGCCAGAACTACCTTAATTTCACGTCCCAGCAAGTTTTCAAACGAAACGCAACGGGCGGTAGCGGCTTCTCCGGCGGCATCGGCGTCGAAGGCGATGATCAAGTTGGGAGACAACTTCTTGATGATTGCCACCTGTTGTTCGTTGACGGCGGTACCCATTGATCCGATGGTGTTCTTAAATCCGAATTGATGACTGATAATGACGTCAAAATAGCCTTCGACGATGATTGCGGCGTCGTTGGCGCGTATCGTCTGGGCCGCCAGATTGATGCCGTAGAGAGCCCCGCTTTTACTGAAAAGGGGCGTCTCCGGTGAATTAAGATATTTCGGCTGAGAGTCGTCGAGAACGCGGGCGCCGAAGCCGGCGATTTTGCCTCTGGCATCAGAAATCGGGAAAATGATCTGATGGCGGAATCTGTCGTACAGGCGCCCTGAATCGGCTTGCCCCAGAAGCCCTACCTCAACCAGAATGTCATCGGCGTAGCCGGCACTGTTCAGGTGATCTTTCAAAGCCTGCCAATCCGGCAAAGCATAACCGATCTGGAAATCTTCTATCGAGCCGGCGTTGACGCCCCTTTTTTCAAGGTAAGCCCGGGCTTTAGCGGCCGAAGGCGAGTTGAGCAAAAGGTCATGAAAATAAAGAGCCGCGGCGGCGTTGACAGCGACGAGTTCGTTACGATGTTCATTATGTGTAGAAGCCTCTGAACGACTAGGCAGGACAACGCCGTACGTTTCAGCCAACCGTTCCAGGGCTTCGGAGAAATTCAGCCCCTCCATTTTCATAATGAAGGAAAAAACATCGCCGCCTGAGGCGCAGGCGCCGAAGCAGTGCCAGGTACCGGATTCCGGGTAGACAAAGAAGCTGCCGTGTTTCTCCGAATGAAAAGGGCACAGTCCTCTCATAGTTTTACCGGAACGGGTAAGAACCGTATATTTGCTGATCAGCTCAACGATGTCAGCCCGATTTTTTATTTCGTTCACAGCGTCCATATCACTAACTTGAACAGGTACCCTGGCGCCCCGATATTCCTATTGTTGGTCCATTCTCCCGGGGAGCTAGGTCAGCCCGAAAGACATAGCCATGCGGGTTGCGTAATAGTCAGTCATGCCGGCGATATAGTCGACAACGCCGCGTTCCGGGTCTTCCGGATTAATGTACTCTCCAGGCATGCGGTGGGGGTATCGAAGCAGAAAATCATACAGATTGCGGACGATGTTCCGGGCATCATCGGCGGCCTGGTCACGGATGGTATAAACACGTTCAAAAAGAAAATCACGCAGTTCGTTACAGGCATCAAGGACAGTTTGACTGAGCCCTATCATCGCCGGTCTTAAAGGAGCCATTCCCGAGACTCCCCAGGATGAAACAATAACATCTTTGACCATTGTGTCGACACGCTTTGAATGCCGGTCGCCGAGGACTTTAACCGCCTCCCGGGGCAGGTCCGACTCACGGATAAGCCCGGCGCGAATGGCGTCTCCAATGTCATGGTTAATATAAGCCAGAGCGTCAGCCAGGCGGCAGACCTCTCCTTCCAGGGTAGCCGGGTTCCCGGTGGCGGCGGCTTGAATACCGGAACGGGCCTTGGAATGGTTCAGGATACCGTCGCGGACTTCAAAGGTCAGGTTTAAACCCCGGCCGTTATTTTCCAATTTCTCCACGACATGTAAGCTCTGTTCGTTATGCCGAAACCCGCCGCGGTACAGTTCCGCAAGGACTTCTTCCCCAATGTGGCCGAACGGGGTATGACCGAGATCATGTCCCAGGCTGATGGCCTCGGTAAGATCTTCGTTGAGCCGTAACGACCGGGCAATAGTCCTCGCCAGTTGCGATACCTCCAAGGTGTGTGTGAGCCGGGTCACAAAATGGTCGCCGGTGGGTGTTATGAATACCTGGGTCTTGTGTTTTAGCCTGCGAAAGGCTTTGGAATGAATGATACGATCACGATCCCTCTGAA
This window contains:
- the dnaG gene encoding DNA primase translates to MNEIKNRADIVELISKYTVLTRSGKTMRGLCPFHSEKHGSFFVYPESGTWHCFGACASGGDVFSFIMKMEGLNFSEALERLAETYGVVLPSRSEASTHNEHRNELVAVNAAAALYFHDLLLNSPSAAKARAYLEKRGVNAGSIEDFQIGYALPDWQALKDHLNSAGYADDILVEVGLLGQADSGRLYDRFRHQIIFPISDARGKIAGFGARVLDDSQPKYLNSPETPLFSKSGALYGINLAAQTIRANDAAIIVEGYFDVIISHQFGFKNTIGSMGTAVNEQQVAIIKKLSPNLIIAFDADAAGEAATARCVSFENLLGREIKVVLAPPGKDPDDTIRANPSAWETSLGNALPIVDFVFDMAASKFDLRTARGKAGLTERLLPVVAEIKDPVRRGHYLAILAGKVGTSPSELQYSLSRQALLRSVGKSSTLPPHDSPSGLHGNACEDYLLAIILKHPSIVENQRIPDPEIFQSLENKEIIQLLLKYPGAESIRDKLDSFTRSRFDLIAGIHLDDKNVALKFQECCRRLEKEYLKTLLIKIQEAMKGNNSEGSADGSPELTEHISAIAGKLAELDAQDAIRRRAPKR
- the rpoD gene encoding RNA polymerase sigma factor RpoD — protein: MPVNDDEQEPSSSDIQSQEEDKEAELEPLSPPDLTSEEMAAELTGEELTAETEADSEALPEGAEHMLPDLEMPLEQLEHGIVDDPVRMYLHEIGRVPLLNAETEKMLAKKMEEGKRIREIRDACRLRDGHNPTAVETMVCMLQELVKAAETVALLQQQLGLSVSTNFKEAVFEPKLRASIDQEIDQELTKSIAEAQGAPVSQIEQALIDLSLNSELLPKKVLDGIPADTQLSDIDSLVKDPVFLSRLEHYEHQIKNYLDTIEIEAKKAERHLIQANLRLVVSVAKKHIGRGMPLLDLIQEGNIGLIRAVEKFDFHRGFKFSTYATWWIRQAITRAIADQARTIRIPVHMVETINKLLSVSRSLSQKLGREPTPDEIAVEMELPADKVREIAKVSQLPVSLESPIGEEEDSHLGDFIEDQNALPPPDAASRQLLKEQIDSVLGSLTPRERRVLQLRFGLEDGRSRTLEEVGKEFNVTRERIRQIEAKALRKLRHPSRSRKLKDYLE
- a CDS encoding deoxyguanosinetriphosphate triphosphohydrolase, which translates into the protein MNGTIPDIRLQTENRERQWLSPFATRSAESRGREIPEEPCQIRTDFQRDRDRIIHSKAFRRLKHKTQVFITPTGDHFVTRLTHTLEVSQLARTIARSLRLNEDLTEAISLGHDLGHTPFGHIGEEVLAELYRGGFRHNEQSLHVVEKLENNGRGLNLTFEVRDGILNHSKARSGIQAAATGNPATLEGEVCRLADALAYINHDIGDAIRAGLIRESDLPREAVKVLGDRHSKRVDTMVKDVIVSSWGVSGMAPLRPAMIGLSQTVLDACNELRDFLFERVYTIRDQAADDARNIVRNLYDFLLRYPHRMPGEYINPEDPERGVVDYIAGMTDYYATRMAMSFGLT